Proteins encoded by one window of Acuticoccus sp. MNP-M23:
- a CDS encoding DUF1349 domain-containing protein, which translates to MFDKGTWLNPPPDWSIDTNGVLNARSAGKTDFWRRTHYGFERDNGHALLLPADAEFSAALTFSGDYHTLYDQAGLMIRASAERWIKFGIELTDGATHLSVVVTDGSSDWSARIIALDGPLTIRATRIGDAVFMQLGGADGAWSMVRLAPFAADADAAVGPYFCSPERAGFKASFHSFALTEPLVRGVH; encoded by the coding sequence ATGTTCGACAAAGGCACCTGGCTCAATCCGCCGCCGGACTGGAGCATCGACACCAACGGCGTCCTCAACGCCCGCAGCGCCGGCAAGACGGACTTCTGGCGCCGCACTCATTATGGCTTCGAGCGGGACAACGGCCACGCCCTCCTCCTACCGGCAGACGCCGAATTCAGCGCCGCGCTGACCTTCTCGGGCGACTACCACACCCTTTACGATCAGGCCGGGCTGATGATCCGTGCCTCGGCCGAGCGCTGGATCAAGTTCGGCATCGAGCTGACCGACGGGGCAACCCACCTCAGCGTCGTCGTGACCGACGGCTCGTCGGACTGGTCGGCCCGGATCATTGCGCTGGACGGCCCTCTCACCATCCGCGCCACCCGCATCGGCGATGCCGTCTTCATGCAGCTTGGCGGTGCGGACGGCGCTTGGTCCATGGTGCGCCTTGCCCCGTTCGCCGCGGATGCGGACGCTGCGGTGGGCCCGTATTTCTGCTCGCCCGAGCGGGCCGGCTTCAAGGCGAGCTTCCACAGCTTTGCGCTGACCGAACCGCTGGTGCGCGGCGTTCACTGA
- the ppc gene encoding phosphoenolpyruvate carboxylase yields the protein MTIMPDMTSVDDTPDKDTPLREDIRLLGRLLGDVVRDQEGGEIFSAIETVRQNAIRFHRDEDQSARDELGQILSSMSRHGMISTIRAFSYFSHLANIAEDQHHIRRNRAHKIEGSEPRNSTLDRALGRIRAAGHSDAEIREALSLGLMSPVLTAHPTEVRRKSTLDREREIAELLAERARGGLAPDEELDIRTALERAILTLWQTSIMRRNRLKVPDEVTNALAYYDYTFLEELPKLYGQLEDMLKPESGKDSLPSFFRMGSWIGGDRDGHPFVTADVLSAALSAQSDKILSHYLREVMALAAELSLDERLVSVSPEVDALATAADDRSPHRQGEPYRRALIGIGNRLTATHHGLGLNGDGPLRTPAKPYASCDDFRADLEAIAASLKANGSEALASGRLRQLRRAADVFGFHLATLDLRQNSDVHERVVAELFAKAGVHADYAGLCEDERVDVLSAELQVPRLLASPFVDYSEETNSELAIVRRAAEARRLYGNAAIENAIISKADAPSDVLEVAVILKEAGLMRPTDGTLELNIVPLFETIGDLRAGPQIMATLFELPAYKPLLESRGRLQEVMLGYSDSNKDGGFLTSRWEVFKAEFALVDVFAKHNAKLRLFHGRGGSVGRGGGPSYEAIVAQPEGAVAGAIRITEQGEVITGKYSNPELGRRNLEAIAAATLEATMVPDTHNKAPAEFMAAMDDLSQRAFEAFRALVYETDGFETYFWSSTVVSEIANLNIGSRPASRKNSRAIEDLRAIPWVFGWSQCRVMLPGWYGFGAAVEGFLDARGEEGLALLHQMARDWPFFGTLLSSLDMVLSKTDLAIASRYAELVEDEALRNAVFPRLREEHARTIEVLFKITGQTALLESNPWLARSERNRFPYLDPLNHLQVELLKRHRAGDTDDRVIHGINLTINGVAAGLRNSG from the coding sequence TGATCTCGACCATCCGCGCGTTCAGCTATTTCTCGCACCTTGCCAACATTGCGGAGGATCAGCACCACATCCGCCGCAACCGCGCGCACAAGATCGAAGGGTCCGAGCCGCGCAACAGCACGCTCGACCGGGCGCTGGGCCGCATCCGCGCTGCCGGCCATTCCGACGCCGAGATCCGCGAGGCGCTGTCGCTCGGCCTGATGAGCCCCGTCCTCACCGCCCACCCCACCGAGGTGCGCCGCAAGTCCACGCTGGACCGTGAGCGCGAGATTGCCGAGCTTCTGGCCGAGCGCGCCCGCGGCGGGCTCGCGCCCGACGAGGAGCTCGACATCCGCACTGCGCTGGAGCGGGCGATCCTCACCCTTTGGCAAACCTCCATCATGCGCCGCAACCGGCTGAAGGTGCCGGACGAGGTGACCAACGCGCTCGCCTATTACGACTACACCTTCCTCGAAGAACTGCCGAAGCTGTACGGCCAGCTCGAAGACATGCTGAAGCCCGAGAGCGGCAAGGACAGCCTTCCCTCCTTCTTCCGCATGGGTTCGTGGATCGGCGGCGACCGTGACGGGCACCCCTTCGTGACCGCCGACGTCCTGTCCGCAGCCCTCTCGGCCCAGAGCGACAAGATCCTCAGCCACTATCTGCGCGAGGTGATGGCGCTTGCAGCCGAGCTTTCGCTGGACGAGCGGCTGGTCTCCGTTTCTCCCGAAGTGGACGCGCTGGCAACCGCAGCGGACGACCGTTCGCCCCACCGCCAGGGCGAGCCCTACCGCCGCGCGCTGATCGGCATCGGCAACCGCCTCACCGCCACCCACCACGGCCTCGGGCTCAACGGCGACGGGCCGCTGCGCACCCCCGCCAAGCCCTATGCGAGCTGCGACGATTTCCGCGCCGACCTCGAAGCCATTGCCGCCTCGCTGAAGGCCAACGGCTCCGAGGCGCTGGCGAGCGGCCGCCTGCGCCAGCTCCGCCGGGCTGCCGACGTGTTCGGCTTCCATCTCGCGACGCTCGACCTTCGCCAGAATTCCGACGTGCATGAGCGCGTTGTCGCCGAGCTGTTCGCCAAGGCCGGCGTCCACGCCGACTATGCCGGTCTTTGCGAAGACGAACGCGTGGACGTGCTGTCTGCCGAGCTTCAGGTGCCGCGCCTTCTCGCCTCCCCGTTCGTCGACTATTCCGAAGAGACCAACTCGGAGCTTGCCATCGTGCGCCGCGCTGCGGAGGCGCGCCGCCTCTACGGCAACGCTGCCATCGAAAACGCGATCATCTCCAAGGCCGATGCGCCGTCGGACGTTCTGGAAGTTGCCGTCATCCTCAAGGAGGCGGGGCTGATGCGCCCGACGGACGGGACGCTCGAACTCAACATCGTGCCGCTGTTCGAGACCATCGGCGACCTGCGCGCCGGACCGCAGATCATGGCAACGCTGTTCGAGCTGCCGGCGTACAAGCCGCTCCTGGAAAGCCGCGGGCGCCTGCAGGAGGTGATGCTCGGCTATTCGGACAGCAACAAGGACGGCGGGTTCCTCACCTCCCGCTGGGAGGTGTTCAAGGCCGAGTTCGCGCTGGTCGACGTTTTCGCCAAGCACAACGCCAAGCTGCGCCTCTTTCACGGGCGTGGCGGCTCGGTCGGCCGCGGTGGCGGACCGTCCTACGAGGCGATCGTCGCCCAGCCGGAAGGCGCCGTCGCCGGCGCCATCCGCATCACCGAACAGGGCGAGGTGATCACCGGCAAGTATTCCAACCCCGAGCTTGGCCGCCGCAACCTTGAAGCGATTGCCGCTGCCACGCTCGAAGCCACCATGGTGCCCGACACGCACAACAAGGCCCCTGCCGAGTTCATGGCGGCGATGGACGACCTGTCGCAACGCGCCTTCGAGGCTTTTCGCGCGCTGGTCTACGAGACTGACGGGTTCGAGACCTATTTCTGGTCCTCAACCGTCGTTTCCGAGATTGCCAACCTCAACATCGGTTCCCGCCCGGCAAGCCGCAAGAATTCCCGCGCCATCGAGGATCTGCGCGCCATTCCGTGGGTGTTCGGCTGGTCCCAGTGCCGGGTGATGCTGCCCGGCTGGTACGGCTTCGGCGCCGCGGTCGAGGGGTTTCTGGACGCCCGCGGCGAGGAGGGCCTCGCCCTCCTCCACCAGATGGCGCGCGACTGGCCGTTCTTCGGCACCCTCCTGTCCAGCCTCGACATGGTGCTGTCGAAGACCGACCTTGCGATCGCGTCGCGCTACGCCGAGCTGGTGGAAGACGAGGCGCTGCGCAATGCCGTCTTCCCCCGCCTTCGCGAAGAACATGCGCGCACCATCGAGGTCCTGTTCAAGATCACCGGGCAGACCGCGCTTCTGGAAAGCAACCCGTGGCTTGCGCGTTCCGAGCGCAACCGCTTTCCCTATCTCGATCCGCTCAACCACCTGCAGGTGGAGCTTCTGAAGCGCCACCGCGCCGGCGATACCGATGACAGGGTGATCCACGGCATCAACCTCACCATCAACGGCGTTGCCGCGGGTCTGCGCAACAGCGGCTAG